In Arvicanthis niloticus isolate mArvNil1 chromosome 10, mArvNil1.pat.X, whole genome shotgun sequence, a single genomic region encodes these proteins:
- the Tfcp2l1 gene encoding transcription factor CP2-like protein 1 isoform X1 yields the protein MLFWHTQPEHYNQHNSGSYLRDVLALPIFKQEEPQLSPENGTRLPPLQYVLCAATSPAVKLHEETLTYLNQGQSYEIRLLENRKLGDFQDLNTKYVKSIIRVVFHDRRLQYTEYQQLEGWRWSRPGDRILDIDIPLSVGILDPRASPTQLNAVEFLWDPAKRASAFIQVHCISTEFTPRKHGGEKGVPFRVQIDTFKQNENGEYTEHLHSASCQIKVFKPKGADRKQKTDREKMEKRTAQEKEKYQPSYETTILTECSPWPDVPYQANSTPSPSYNGSPNSFGLREGNSSPSHPVEPLPLGSDHLLPSASIQDAQQWLHRNRFSQFCWLFASFSGADLLKMSRDDLVQVCGPADGIRLFNAIKGRNVRPKMTIYVCQELEQNQLPLPQKQDDNGDNSLCVYHAIFLEELTTLELTEKIASLFSIPPQHIHRVYRQGPAGIHVVVSNEMVQNFQDESCFILSTLKAESNDGYHIILKCGL from the exons ATGCTGTTCTGGCACACGCAGCCCGAACACTACAACCAGCACAACTCTGGCAGCTACTTGCG AGATGTGCTGGCTCTGCCTATCTTCAAGCAGGAGGAGCCGCAGCTATCTCCTGAGAATGGGACCCGCTTGCCGCCCCTACAGTATGTGCTGTGTGCCGCCACCTCTCCAGCGGTAAAGCTACATGAAGAGACCTTGACATACCTCAATCAAG GTCAGTCATATGAAATCCGGCTGCTGGAGAATCGGAAGCTAGGGGACTTCCAAGATCTGAACACAAAATACGTGAAG AGCATCATACGTGTTGTTTTCCATGACCGCCGGCTGCAGTACACAGAGTACCAGCAGTTGGAAGGATGGAGGTGGAGCCGGCCTGGGGACCGCATCCTGGACATTG atattcCACTGTCTGTTGGTATCTTGGACCCCAGGGCCAGCCCAACCCAACTGAATGCTGTGGAGTTTTTGTGGGATCCTGCAAAGAGAGCGTCTGCATTCATTCAG GTGCACTGTATCAGCACGGAATTCACCCCCAGGAAGCATGGGGGTGAGAAGGGGGTGCCTTTTCGGGTGCAGATTGACACGTTTAAACAGAACGAGAACGGGGAGTACACAGAGCATCTACACTCTGCCAGCTGCCAGATCAAGGTGTTCAAG CCCAAGGGAGCTGATCGGAAACAGAAGACCGACcgggaaaagatggaaaaaaggacagctcaggagaaggagaagtacCAACCATCCTATGAAACCACCATCCTCACTGAG TGCTCTCCGTGGCCTGACGTACCCTACCAGGCGAACAGCACTCCATCCCCAAGCTACAATGGCTCGCCCAACAGCTTTGGCCTCCGTGAAGG TAACAGCTCACCTAGTCACCCAGTGGAGCCCTTACCCCTGGGCAGTGAT CACCTGCTCCCATCAGCCTCTATCCAGGATGCACAGCAGTGGCTGCACCGCAACCGCTTCTCACAGTTCTGCTGGCTCTTTGCCAGCTTCTCAG GTGCTGACCTTCTGAAGATGTCCAGAGATGATTTGGTCCAGGTCTGTGGCCCTGCGGATGGAATTCGGCTCTTTAATGCCATCAAAGGCAG AAATGTGAGGCCAAAGATGACCATCTATGTCTGTCAGGAGCTAGAACAGAACCAGCTACCCCTGCCACAGAAGCAGGATGACAATGGGGACAACAGCCTGTGTG TATACCATGCTATCTTCCTGGAAGAGCTGACTACCCTGGAGCTGACAGAGAAGATCGCCAGTCTGTTCAGCATTCCCCCACAGCACATCCACCGGGTGTATCGGCAGGGTCCTGCTGGTATCCATGTGGTGGTAAGCAATGAG
- the Tfcp2l1 gene encoding transcription factor CP2-like protein 1 isoform X2, translated as MLFWHTQPEHYNQHNSGSYLRDVLALPIFKQEEPQLSPENGTRLPPLQYVLCAATSPAVKLHEETLTYLNQGQSYEIRLLENRKLGDFQDLNTKYVKSIIRVVFHDRRLQYTEYQQLEGWRWSRPGDRILDIDIPLSVGILDPRASPTQLNAVEFLWDPAKRASAFIQVHCISTEFTPRKHGGEKGVPFRVQIDTFKQNENGEYTEHLHSASCQIKVFKPKGADRKQKTDREKMEKRTAQEKEKYQPSYETTILTECSPWPDVPYQANSTPSPSYNGSPNSFGLREGNSSPSHPVEPLPLGSDHLLPSASIQDAQQWLHRNRFSQFCWLFASFSGADLLKMSRDDLVQVCGPADGIRLFNAIKGRNVRPKMTIYVCQELEQNQLPLPQKQDDNGDNSLCVYHAIFLEELTTLELTEKIASLFSIPPQHIHRVYRQGPAGIHVVVSNEMVQNFQDESCFILSTLKESNDGYHIILKCGL; from the exons ATGCTGTTCTGGCACACGCAGCCCGAACACTACAACCAGCACAACTCTGGCAGCTACTTGCG AGATGTGCTGGCTCTGCCTATCTTCAAGCAGGAGGAGCCGCAGCTATCTCCTGAGAATGGGACCCGCTTGCCGCCCCTACAGTATGTGCTGTGTGCCGCCACCTCTCCAGCGGTAAAGCTACATGAAGAGACCTTGACATACCTCAATCAAG GTCAGTCATATGAAATCCGGCTGCTGGAGAATCGGAAGCTAGGGGACTTCCAAGATCTGAACACAAAATACGTGAAG AGCATCATACGTGTTGTTTTCCATGACCGCCGGCTGCAGTACACAGAGTACCAGCAGTTGGAAGGATGGAGGTGGAGCCGGCCTGGGGACCGCATCCTGGACATTG atattcCACTGTCTGTTGGTATCTTGGACCCCAGGGCCAGCCCAACCCAACTGAATGCTGTGGAGTTTTTGTGGGATCCTGCAAAGAGAGCGTCTGCATTCATTCAG GTGCACTGTATCAGCACGGAATTCACCCCCAGGAAGCATGGGGGTGAGAAGGGGGTGCCTTTTCGGGTGCAGATTGACACGTTTAAACAGAACGAGAACGGGGAGTACACAGAGCATCTACACTCTGCCAGCTGCCAGATCAAGGTGTTCAAG CCCAAGGGAGCTGATCGGAAACAGAAGACCGACcgggaaaagatggaaaaaaggacagctcaggagaaggagaagtacCAACCATCCTATGAAACCACCATCCTCACTGAG TGCTCTCCGTGGCCTGACGTACCCTACCAGGCGAACAGCACTCCATCCCCAAGCTACAATGGCTCGCCCAACAGCTTTGGCCTCCGTGAAGG TAACAGCTCACCTAGTCACCCAGTGGAGCCCTTACCCCTGGGCAGTGAT CACCTGCTCCCATCAGCCTCTATCCAGGATGCACAGCAGTGGCTGCACCGCAACCGCTTCTCACAGTTCTGCTGGCTCTTTGCCAGCTTCTCAG GTGCTGACCTTCTGAAGATGTCCAGAGATGATTTGGTCCAGGTCTGTGGCCCTGCGGATGGAATTCGGCTCTTTAATGCCATCAAAGGCAG AAATGTGAGGCCAAAGATGACCATCTATGTCTGTCAGGAGCTAGAACAGAACCAGCTACCCCTGCCACAGAAGCAGGATGACAATGGGGACAACAGCCTGTGTG TATACCATGCTATCTTCCTGGAAGAGCTGACTACCCTGGAGCTGACAGAGAAGATCGCCAGTCTGTTCAGCATTCCCCCACAGCACATCCACCGGGTGTATCGGCAGGGTCCTGCTGGTATCCATGTGGTGGTAAGCAATGAG